From the genome of Candidatus Binatia bacterium:
GTCCATGAGTCAGACGGCGCTTTACAAAGATGCCGTTCCGTCTCAGCTCGGTCAGAAAGCGAAAGATCGCTGCTTCGTCGGGCGTTTCGTAGGTGGCGTCACGCTGCGGGTTGTACGGGATCAGGTTGACGACGCAGCGCAAGTCGCGGCACCATTTGGCGGTTTCGCGAGCCTGTTCGGGCGAGTCGTTGACGTCCTTGATCAGCACGTACTCGATCAGGAACAGCCCGCGGCGCGCCAGCGGGTATGCCACGAGAGCACGGTGCAGCTCCGCCAGCGGCATGCGTTTGTTGATCGGCATGAGCTGGTTGCGCAGCTCGTCGTTCGGCGCGTTGAGCGAAATCGCCAGCCGCAGGTTGGGCCAGTTCAGCTCCGCAAGTCTACGCAGGCCGTCGATGCGACCGACCGTGGAGAGGGTGATCTGGGTATACGGAAAGGCGATGCCATTGGGCTCGGTGAGGACTCGAATCGCCTGGGTCACCTCTTCGAAATTGTCGAGTGGTTCACCCATACCCATGAAGACGATGTTTTGGATGCCGCTGAGGAAATAGCGGTAGGGCTTTGACGGCGTGAGACCGCGCTCCGCCATCACCTCGCGAGCGACGAGAAACTGGCTGACGATCTCGGCGGCCGATAGGTTGCGCAGCAGGCCCATGCGGGCGGTTTCGCAGAAAGTGCAGCCCATACGACAGCCCACCTGCGACGATACACAGAGGGTGTGCCAGTTGGAGCCGCGATAGCTGTTCATGGGGATGATCACGGACTCGGTCTCGAACGGAGACACGCCGGCCGTACCGTGGGCCTCCAGACAGAATTTCAGCACCGCGTCTTGTTGCTCACGGCGGGTGATTCTCGGGAGCGCCAGGCCTGCCGCCGTGCGCATGGTGTGGCAATACGCCTCACGTGCGGCCTTCACGCTGGTGTGGTTCAAGGCGGCGAATTCGCGCAACGTCAGGCCGCAAATGTCGGCTGTGGGATTGTGCACACGGTCCAATGCGACTGCTCCCGTAGGAGCGCTGGCATCCTGCCGGCCGGGGCCGCCAGTTCCCGCAGCAACCTGTTCTCGCAACACCGGACGTAATTAGCTCAAAATCTGGTTCGATGCATCTCGGCAAGGGCGCGTGAGAATTCCGAAACGAGCATCTTCCCATAGCATGCGCCCACAGGTAGCGTGTCGGTACGGCGGAACAATAAAGGGGCAGGTAGGAGCGACTATGGATGCCGACGCCATTGTGGAGAATCTCGCGGTTGTGGATACCCACTTTCACAGCGAGGCGACTGGTGAAATCGAAAAGGCGGTGGCTCTGTACACCGATGACATCGTCTGGGAAGCCCCGGCTCGGCAACTGATTCTCCACGGCAAACGTGCCGCGGCGGAGAACTACCGGAAGATGTTCGGGTCGATGGCCGACGTGCAGGCAACCATGCTGCGGCGTTTCGCTACTGAAGATCGCGTTGTCGATGACAGCATCGTCAGGTTCACTCTCGCCGGCGACGGTGTCCACAATGCGCCTCTGCCGGTCGGCTCCGATGTGGAGCTGCGCTTGGTGCACATCTTCGAAATGCGTGACCGCAGGATCTCGCGAGAACTGGTGTACGAGATGTGGCGGAATGGCGCGCTCACAGGCCTGCCCGCTGCTGCTGTGACGCAGCCCGCGGAGCCCACTCCCGAACGCATCATGCAGCTCGGCCTCGGGTTCTGGGGTTCAAAGGCGTTGCTCAGTGCGGTCGAACTCGGCGTGTTTACCGAGTTGGCCAAGGCACCGCTTGGCGGGCAGAGGCTGGCCGAGCGACTCGGGCTCCATCCTCGGAGCTACCGCGATTTCTTCGATGCGCTGGTGGCGCTCGGCATGCTGGAGCGGCGCGGGGACGTGTATGCGAACACGGCCGAGACAGACTTTCTGCTCGATCGCGCCAAGCCTTCCTATGTTGGCGGTCTGCTGGAGATGGGCAACGCGCGCCTCTACGCCTGCTGGGGCGCCCTCACCGAAGCTTTGCGCACCGGTCAGCCGCAGAGCGAAGCCAAAGACGCCGGCAACCCATTCGACGCGTTGTACAGCGATGCCAACGGGCTGCGGGCTTTCCTGCAGGCGATGACCGGGGTCAGCATGGGAACCGCCAAAGTGATCGCCCGGAAATTCCCGTGGGATCGTTACAAGAGCTTTGTCGACATCGGCGCCGCGCAAGGCGCAACCCCGGTACAGATTGCGCTGGCGCACGGTGACCTCACCGGCGGCGGTTACGATCTGCCCGCCGTCGGGCCGATCTTCGAAGCCTACGTGAAGTCCTTCGGGCTCAGCGGCCGCCTGCGCTTCTATCCCGGCAACTTCTTCAGCGACGCATTGCCGTCGGCGGACGTGCTCATCATGGGCCACATCCTGCACGACTGGAACCTCGATGAGAAACAGATGCTGATCGCCAAAGCCTACGCCGCACTGCCACCCGGCGGCGCGCTGGTGATCTACGAAGCGCTCATCGATGACGACCGGCGGCGCAACGCGTTCGGGATGCTGATGAGTCTCAACATGCTGATCGAGACGCCGGGCGGCTTCGACTACACCGGCGCCGACTGCTCGGGCTGGATGCGCGCCGCCGGGTTCCGCGAGACCAGGGTGGAACATCTCGCCGGCCCCGACTCGATGGTGGTTGGGATCAAGTAACCGGCGCGGAGACGAAGCCGCGCCGCTCTCAGTCCTTGCCGCCCAGAATCTCCCGCTCGGCGGCGGGCCACACCTCTTGCAGGATGCTGACCATACGGTCGATGTCCGCTTTGGTCGAGATCAGCGGTGGCGAGAGTGCGACACACTGGAACAGGGCGCGGGCGATGAGGCCACGCTGGAAGGCGGCGGCGACGATGTGGTGCGGATCTTCAACGTTGGGGAACGGTTCCTTCGTCGTCTGGTCGCGCACGATCTCCATTGCCGCCAGCAAGCCGGCGCCGCGGATCTCCCCGACGATAGGCGAACGGCCGAAAGTCTCGTGTAGTCGTTCGAGTAAGTAGGCCCCCACCACTTTCGCGTTCTCCACCAGGCCTTCGCCTTCGATGATCTCGATGTTGGCAAGGCCGGCAGCGCAACAGGTCGGATGGTTGTTGTAGGTGAGGCCGAACATGAACGGGATGCCGTCCGGCATCTCGTCGCGAATGGTGTCGTAAACCTGATCGGAGATCACCGAGGCGGAAAGCGGCAGATAGCCGGATGACATCCCCTTCGCCAGGGACACGAGGTCGGGTTTGATGTTCCAGTGCTGCATCCCGAACCAGTGTCCCGTCCGCCCGAAACCGGTGACCACCTCGTCGAGGATGAGCAGGACATCGTGGCGCTTGCAGATCTCCTCAATCCGACCGAAGTAATCCGGCGGCGGAACGAGGACGCCACCCGTGCCCATCACCGGCTCGAGAATCACGGCCGCCACTGTGTCGGCGCCTTCCTGCTGGATCACGGTGTCCAGGTCATTGGCGCACGCCAGCCCGCAATCGGGGTACGTCTTGCCGAACTCGCAGCGGTAGCAGTAGGGCGGGGCAAAGTAAGCGTGCGAGGCGTCCTGCTCGATAAACATGTGATACGCCAGGATGCCAGTGGCCGAGCCGGCGCTACGGGTTGCCCCGTGGAAGGCCCAACGACGTGAAATGATCTTCACCTTGGATTGCTTGCCGCGCAGCGCGTGGTAGATCCGGGCGAACTTGAAGTTGCACTCGTTGGCTTCGCTGCCGCCGCTGTGGAAGAGAATATGGTTGAGGTGGCGGTCCTTCGGGAGCAGGCCCACGACCTTCTCCGCCAGCCGCGTGGCCGGCTCGTTGCCGAAATCCCAAAAGCTCGGGTAGTAAGCGAGCTTGCTCATCTGTGCCGCCACGGCGTCGGCGATCTCTTTGCGCCCGTGGCCGACGTTGATGTTGAACAGCCCGGAGAAACCGTCGATCAGCGTGCGGCCATCCGCCAGCTTCAACTCGATGCCGCGGCCGCCGACGAAGATCTTCGAGCCGTGCTTCTCCTGCTGGCGAAACTCGGTGATCGGGTGAATGACGTGGGCCCGATCGAGCCGCTCGATCTCGTCGAGGTTGGGAATGAGATTCGCCATGTCGTGCCTCCTGAAGAAACGTTGATAGTCGCCAGTTCGGATGGGGAGCTGTCCCTCACCGTAAAGCGTGTCGTCCGGCAATCAGCGGCAGGTCGAGCCAGCTCTTCACGCCCGGCTCCGCCCGGCAGACGGCCGGAATGGCATTGACGATCCGCATTGCCGTGCCGACGCAGCCGTCGATGTTGTGGTCGGGGCTATTGAAGCCGATCTGCAGGTCGCAGCGCATGGACGGCATGCCTTCTATCGTGACGCGATACGTTCCCGGGCCGGTGCCGTGCGGCCAGTGCGGGGCGATGTCGTCGCGCAGACGCGTGACGTGTTCGACGACAATCACCGGCTTGCCGCGCACGATGCCGGAGACCTCGAAGTGAATGCCGGCGACCGTTCCCTTTTCGATGCGCCCGCAGGGTATCTCGAAGGCTTCATCCGCCAAGGCCACTTCGTGCCACTGGCGAATATCCTCCAGCTCCACGGCCAGCGCATCCGCCACCATGCGTACCGATGGGCCCCAGGCCAGTGTCAAGGCGCCCGGTATGAGCAGTGGCACGGGAGTGCCCGGTGGCTTTCCAAAACCCATCACGTCGAACAGCGTCTGCGCTTGGTCGTAGGTGGCGTAGTTGAAGATCTCCTGGGCGCGGACCGACTCGATGCGCTCCGACAGGCTGGAGAGCAGGATGGGCAGGGCGTCGGGAGAAAAGCCGGGATCGATGCCGGAGCAGTAAAAGGATGAGCGCCCTTGCTGGCAGGCGGCTTCGAGCTGGTCCGCGAATGCGGGGACGGCATGCCACGGATAGATGAGCGGGACAAAGGAGCAGGTGACGAGGTTCTTGCCGCCGGCGAGGATCCGGCACATGTCGTCGATGGCCTCGCCGGGCCGGTAGTCGGTGGCGGCCGCGTACGACACACAGTCAGCCTCCAGCGCCAGGAGCTCATCGGCGTCGCGCCTTGCCTTGATGCCGATCGGACCGATGCCGCAGAGTTCGCCGGCGTCCTTGCCCGCTTTGCCCTCGCTGCTCACATATAGCCCGACGAGTTCCAACTCGGGGTGCCGTGCGATCGCGCGCAGAGCGTGTATCCCAACATGGCCTGTTGCCCACTGAATAACCCGGTATTTCATGTCGCGTGCTCGCCTCCCTTACGCATTGCGCACCGCCGAGCAGCCTGTGCGGCTTGACTAGCCCGCGCCGCACGAAACGGCTACGCGCGCGGCGTACCAGAAAACCCCGTTGATCTCAAAGCGGCGGTCTCGGCCTCAAGCATCGGACGGAGCGACCCGGCTGATCCACTCGCGGTAGGAGCCCGTGTAGCCCACCGCTTCTTGCCGAGCACGAACGCGGCGCAGGATTGCCTCGACTTGGTCCGTAGCCAGTGGCGGACGGTTGCGGACCCACGTGGCAATCTTCTCCACCGACTCGTCCACTGGCCCGGTAATCGAGTCGAGCGCCGCCTCCTCACCCTGGTGACCGTCGCTGCCGAGCCCAAGGAACTGCTCGATCACATGCGTACCAACCTGGATGCTGTGCCGACGCGAGGCGATGATGTTGCCCTTTCCGGTGACAGCATTCCCCGCCCCAAAGACCGTCTCATATCCCGCGATCCGGCCCAGTTCCAGGTCGGTAAAGTCGTAGACTTCGCCGCGTTGCGGAATCCCGGGCAGCGGCGCCGGGATGCTCCCGATGGAGCTGATCACCAGGGGGGCACGAACGTCCTCGGTGGCGCCCGGCACCGGGAGGACCCGTCCGTCCGTGATCTGGGTTTGCTGGAAGCGCAGCCCCACCAGGCGGTCGCCTTCGACCAGCAGCCCAACGGGGACGCGCTGGGGCTGAACGCGGAAGAGGTACTTTTGCATCGCCTTCTCGACAATGCGCCGCCGTGTTGCCTCGAACTTCTCCCGCCGTGCCGCATCCGCGTCCTCCGGAATATCGGTCAGCGGCATGTCCTCGATGCGCCTGCGGTAGAACAGCGTCGCTCCCTTGAGACCGAGCGACTCCCAGCTGAGCCCGTGCGCGGCCAGCGTGTCCGGGATCCCCGCGTGTTCCAGGTGCAGCATGTCTTCGCGGATGCCGCGCCGTTCCAACGCCAGCCGTACCGTCTCGATTTGCAATACCTTCATCACGTCGATCGAGGCGAGGCCGCCGCCGACGACGATGGCACCGTCTTCCACCTGATACGGAGGTCCACTGTCGCCGCCCTCGGAGAAGTCATTGAACCAGTGAATGAAGGGGTTCTGATAGACTAGGCCGCGGTCCACGTAGCGCTCGGCCCCTTCGATCGGAAGGGGGCGATCCTTCCAGGCTCCAACCGCCAGGATGATGGCGGTGAACCCCCAGTCCGTAGCCAGCGCGCGGAAGTCGATGTCGCGGCCGATCTTGGTCTGCGGCACGAAATGCACCTCCGGCCGATCGAGCTTTTCGTTGACGGTGGCGTACTCCTTCTGGCGCAGCTTGACATGCCACCGGGGCAGGCCGTCTTCGATCTTGCCGTAAGGCCGTACGTTTTGCTCAAACACCACGACGATGGCTTCGCGGTCGGCCAGCATGCTGGCTGTCTCCGCACCGGCAGTAGCCCCGCCAATGACTGCAACAACGTACCGCGAGGTCTCCATGGCCGCAGCATAACAGAGGGGCAGCTACTCCAAAAGATACCGGCCTGCTGTGTGAAGTTGTTGCCCTGCCGGGCGTTGAGTCGGGCGGCCTGGCCGCCCTATACCACCTGGACCTCACGCTGCTGGAAGAGGTGGTCGAGCCAGAGCGTGGTCAGCTTCTCCGCGGCGGAGTTCTGACGCAAGCGCTCGTGCAAGAAGCGGAAATCCACCTGATCGAGGAGCTGGTCCTGGTTGAAGCAACTGAAGACCAGTGACTCCTTGCCGGTGGCCGGATCAACCTGGCGTTGCAGGCACTGCGAGCAGACCTGCTTGAGCATGCACTGCATCGGTGAGTTGATCGAACCGATGGCCAGGTGGTCGGAGCGCAACACGTCTTTCAACACGGTGGACCGTGCCTGGCGGACTGCGTCCATCATCCGGTCCGACCCGATGCAGATGATCCGATCGACTTCTTGTAACGGGACGGGCGTCTCGCCGAGCTGACCGCGGGCGTACCACTCCATCGCCTGTACGATGTTGCCGACGACCGTGCGGTCCTGCGGACGGTGTGTCGCGATGGGATCGCCCTCATCGACGCTCCACACCACCAGATCGCAGGCATCCTCGATGTAGCGTCGCTTGAACAGATCGCCGGCTTGTTTGTAGCCGGCGAAGTAGATGACGCGGTTGCCCTGGGCCTTCATCGCCGCGGCGATCGAGAACATCACGGCGTTGCCCAAGCCGCCACCCGCGAGCAGGACCGTCTCGTTCTCCGGAATCTCCGTCGGCGTGCCTGTCGGACCCATCAACACGATTTCCTCGCCCGGTTCGAGAATCGCGCACAAGCGCGACGACCCCCCCATTTCGAGCACGATCAGCGAGATCAAGCCGCGGGCGGGATCGGTCCAGGCCCCGGTGAGCGCCAGGCCCTCCATGGTCAGACGGATGCCTTCCACCACCTCGGCCGTGACCTCGTAGTTCTGGACGCGGTAGAACTGACCCGGCCGGAAGTTGCGCGCCGCCAGCGGGGCACGCGCGATGACCTCGACGATACGATCGGCCAAACGGATCGCGTCGACCACCACCGCCCGCAGCCCGTCTTCCAACACTTCGGCGAAGCGCACCCAGGCGTTCTCGAGTTCCGCTTGCTCCTCGAGTTCCTGCGTGGCCACTTCGGGCTCGAACAATCGGGCGATCTCGCGGTAACCGAACCGTGCCGAGGCCATGGCTTTGACCACGTTGCCGGCGAACACAGGATGCGCGTCGCCATAGAAGGTCACGAAGCGGCCGTCCTTTTCGTACGAGGTGAAGAAGCCGGCGCCCCCGTCCGTTACCGGCTCGAGGCGGCGCGTACCCTCTGCGCCGTCGACGAGGCGATGCATGGCGAAGCAGGAACGCCGCTCGTCGATCTCGAACGTTCCTGGATGCTCCATTTCGTAGACGACGTTGGGATTGGTGCCGGCGGCAACCACAACGCTGCGGGCGGGGAAATCCACGGTCTCCCCAGTGTCCTTCCACTTGCCCTCGCGTAACTGCATGCGCGTGCAGCGCACAGTGCACACGTGACCGAACTCGTCCAGCACGGAGGCCACCGGGCTCATGCACTCGACGAAGCCGATGCCTTCTTCGAGCGACTTGATCACCTCCTCATGATTGAGCCGATAGGCCGGCGCGTCGAGTAGCCGCTTGCGGTACAGGATGCTGACGCCGCCCCAGGCGCGCACCAGACGCGCGAAGTCGGGCGAGCGGCCGGCGGCCGCCGCCGCGGCGCGCTCGGCGTGTACCATGCGCCCGTGGTCCAGCCACGTTCGAACGGTCTTGGCTTCCTCCGCATCGAGGCGCGTCCAGATCGCCGGCTCGCCGATGCGCCGTTTCAAACGGTCGAATCGCTCCAGGACCTTCTCGACCTGGGTGACGTAGTACGCTTGCAGCTCGGTGGCGGCGTCGATGGCCGTCAGACCGCCGCCGATGACGACGGCCGGGAGCTCGATTTGCAGATTGGTCAGCGAGTTCTTGCGATAGGCGCCCTGGCCTTGCAGGGCCATGAGGAAGTCGGAGGCCATGCGCACCCCGCGCGCCAGATTGTTCTGCATGGGGACGATGGTCGGACGTCCGGCACCGGCGGTGATGGCGATGTGGTCGAACCCGAGGCTCCACGCATCGTCGGTGGTGAGCGTGCCGCCGAAGCGCACGCCATCGAGCAAGCGGAACTTCTTGCGCCGCATCAGGAGCACATAGTTGATGTCGAGGAAGTTCTTGTCCCAGCGCACGGTGATGCCGTACTCGGCGACGCCACCGAAGCCGAGCGTCGGGCGCTCCGAGAGCGGGCCGATGATTTCAGCGACGTCACGGATCGGCTGCGGTACGCGCCGCTTGGCACCGCGCAGTTGTAGGGCGAGCGGCTCGACCTTGAGGCCTTCGATGCCCACGACGCCGAAGCCCTCGTTGAGCAGGTGATGCGCCAGGGTGTAGCCGGCGGGACCCATGCCGACGACGAGCACGTTTTTCCCGTTGTAGCGCAGCGGGTACGGGCGCCTCGCGTTGAGCGGATTCCACCGCGTCAGCAGCGAGACGATCTCGAAGCCGTACGGCAGCTGCAGCACGTCGGTCAGGATGCCGGTCTCGATTTGCGGGATGTTCACCGGGTCCTGTTTTTGGAAGATGCACGACTTCATGCAGTCGTTGCAAATGCGGTGACCCGTCCCGGCCAGCATCGGGTTGTCGATCATGATCACCGCCAGGGCGCCGATGGGGTGGCCCTCGCGGTAGAGGTGGATCATCTCCGAGATTTTCTCTTCCAAGGGGCAGCCCGCCAGCCCGATGCCGAGCGGGTTGCGCTGCACCTCGCCGGTCTTGGTGCGCAAGCCGGTGGAACACGAATCTTTGCCGCGATCGTGACAGGTGAGACAGTAGTGCGATTCCCGCAGATTCTCGCGCTGCGTGAAACGGGGATCGGTGAGATTGAAACCGTCGCGATGCCGGCGGGTCTCCGGCGGACCCATGAAGAACTCGGGCAGGTCCGCGCGCGGCCGGATGCGCGGGACCAGGTCGTTGTAGTTTATCTTCTGCGGCACGCGGAAGCAGGTGAACTGCCGGCGGCGCTGCGTCAAGCCGGGATGCACGGCAAGCGCCCGCACCCAGGCCTCCACTGCCGCCAGTTGCTGCTGCGCCTGGGCGCGGAGCGCTGCATCCGGCGTCGTGTCGATGGTCTTCTGCAGCGT
Proteins encoded in this window:
- the rlmN gene encoding 23S rRNA (adenine(2503)-C(2))-methyltransferase RlmN, which encodes MHNPTADICGLTLREFAALNHTSVKAAREAYCHTMRTAAGLALPRITRREQQDAVLKFCLEAHGTAGVSPFETESVIIPMNSYRGSNWHTLCVSSQVGCRMGCTFCETARMGLLRNLSAAEIVSQFLVAREVMAERGLTPSKPYRYFLSGIQNIVFMGMGEPLDNFEEVTQAIRVLTEPNGIAFPYTQITLSTVGRIDGLRRLAELNWPNLRLAISLNAPNDELRNQLMPINKRMPLAELHRALVAYPLARRGLFLIEYVLIKDVNDSPEQARETAKWCRDLRCVVNLIPYNPQRDATYETPDEAAIFRFLTELRRNGIFVKRRLTHGRDLMGACGQLGNPALRKSAPFQKVD
- a CDS encoding methyltransferase, with protein sequence MWRNGALTGLPAAAVTQPAEPTPERIMQLGLGFWGSKALLSAVELGVFTELAKAPLGGQRLAERLGLHPRSYRDFFDALVALGMLERRGDVYANTAETDFLLDRAKPSYVGGLLEMGNARLYACWGALTEALRTGQPQSEAKDAGNPFDALYSDANGLRAFLQAMTGVSMGTAKVIARKFPWDRYKSFVDIGAAQGATPVQIALAHGDLTGGGYDLPAVGPIFEAYVKSFGLSGRLRFYPGNFFSDALPSADVLIMGHILHDWNLDEKQMLIAKAYAALPPGGALVIYEALIDDDRRRNAFGMLMSLNMLIETPGGFDYTGADCSGWMRAAGFRETRVEHLAGPDSMVVGIK
- a CDS encoding aspartate aminotransferase family protein; protein product: MANLIPNLDEIERLDRAHVIHPITEFRQQEKHGSKIFVGGRGIELKLADGRTLIDGFSGLFNINVGHGRKEIADAVAAQMSKLAYYPSFWDFGNEPATRLAEKVVGLLPKDRHLNHILFHSGGSEANECNFKFARIYHALRGKQSKVKIISRRWAFHGATRSAGSATGILAYHMFIEQDASHAYFAPPYCYRCEFGKTYPDCGLACANDLDTVIQQEGADTVAAVILEPVMGTGGVLVPPPDYFGRIEEICKRHDVLLILDEVVTGFGRTGHWFGMQHWNIKPDLVSLAKGMSSGYLPLSASVISDQVYDTIRDEMPDGIPFMFGLTYNNHPTCCAAGLANIEIIEGEGLVENAKVVGAYLLERLHETFGRSPIVGEIRGAGLLAAMEIVRDQTTKEPFPNVEDPHHIVAAAFQRGLIARALFQCVALSPPLISTKADIDRMVSILQEVWPAAEREILGGKD
- a CDS encoding FAD-dependent oxidoreductase, which translates into the protein MALKHLPQNLREEARAWNLQLGIPGFKYADLNRVRRLEALDKAFLQTLHESDPALAAEFERYRNASGGGVERLQESELLIRVAPHVGAFIARLFHIEADHDVLCERVRADQIIFDWKRQFVERAVLKNMSAAEALTQMDPVELEFAYREVVDEVMPDAALTSDPERELAVVTTTLQKTIDTTPDAALRAQAQQQLAAVEAWVRALAVHPGLTQRRRQFTCFRVPQKINYNDLVPRIRPRADLPEFFMGPPETRRHRDGFNLTDPRFTQRENLRESHYCLTCHDRGKDSCSTGLRTKTGEVQRNPLGIGLAGCPLEEKISEMIHLYREGHPIGALAVIMIDNPMLAGTGHRICNDCMKSCIFQKQDPVNIPQIETGILTDVLQLPYGFEIVSLLTRWNPLNARRPYPLRYNGKNVLVVGMGPAGYTLAHHLLNEGFGVVGIEGLKVEPLALQLRGAKRRVPQPIRDVAEIIGPLSERPTLGFGGVAEYGITVRWDKNFLDINYVLLMRRKKFRLLDGVRFGGTLTTDDAWSLGFDHIAITAGAGRPTIVPMQNNLARGVRMASDFLMALQGQGAYRKNSLTNLQIELPAVVIGGGLTAIDAATELQAYYVTQVEKVLERFDRLKRRIGEPAIWTRLDAEEAKTVRTWLDHGRMVHAERAAAAAAGRSPDFARLVRAWGGVSILYRKRLLDAPAYRLNHEEVIKSLEEGIGFVECMSPVASVLDEFGHVCTVRCTRMQLREGKWKDTGETVDFPARSVVVAAGTNPNVVYEMEHPGTFEIDERRSCFAMHRLVDGAEGTRRLEPVTDGGAGFFTSYEKDGRFVTFYGDAHPVFAGNVVKAMASARFGYREIARLFEPEVATQELEEQAELENAWVRFAEVLEDGLRAVVVDAIRLADRIVEVIARAPLAARNFRPGQFYRVQNYEVTAEVVEGIRLTMEGLALTGAWTDPARGLISLIVLEMGGSSRLCAILEPGEEIVLMGPTGTPTEIPENETVLLAGGGLGNAVMFSIAAAMKAQGNRVIYFAGYKQAGDLFKRRYIEDACDLVVWSVDEGDPIATHRPQDRTVVGNIVQAMEWYARGQLGETPVPLQEVDRIICIGSDRMMDAVRQARSTVLKDVLRSDHLAIGSINSPMQCMLKQVCSQCLQRQVDPATGKESLVFSCFNQDQLLDQVDFRFLHERLRQNSAAEKLTTLWLDHLFQQREVQVV